Proteins from a genomic interval of Pseudomonas silesiensis:
- a CDS encoding RraA family protein, translating to MTTLTLPLNFHERAKVLGSSTLYEASHLPCAVDSAIRPVWDGAFIAAPAYPLECSPGDNLSLHLAMERVPRGSVLVVGTGNFIAGYWGEVLTVAAEAAGVVGLIIDGGVRDIAALKKRQFPVFARGISLKGTVKASAPSVGQAFNFAGAVVAPGDLVVADDDGVIIIPIADAPRTFAEGEARASKEAEMMQALTEGRSTLELMNLTEWRNRA from the coding sequence ATGACTACGCTCACCCTCCCCTTGAATTTCCACGAACGGGCAAAAGTGTTGGGCAGCTCAACACTGTATGAAGCCTCACATCTCCCATGCGCGGTGGACAGTGCAATTCGCCCAGTCTGGGACGGTGCTTTTATCGCCGCACCGGCCTACCCGCTGGAGTGTTCACCAGGTGACAATCTCTCTTTGCACCTGGCGATGGAGCGCGTACCTCGTGGCAGCGTGCTGGTCGTCGGCACCGGTAATTTTATTGCCGGCTACTGGGGCGAAGTGCTCACCGTGGCAGCCGAGGCAGCTGGAGTGGTCGGTTTGATAATTGATGGTGGCGTTCGTGATATTGCGGCCTTGAAAAAGCGACAGTTTCCCGTGTTCGCCCGAGGTATTTCACTCAAAGGCACCGTCAAGGCGAGCGCTCCATCTGTCGGACAAGCTTTCAATTTCGCCGGAGCCGTGGTGGCTCCGGGCGATCTGGTGGTAGCTGACGATGATGGCGTCATCATCATTCCCATTGCGGATGCGCCCCGTACCTTTGCTGAAGGGGAAGCCCGAGCTAGCAAGGAAGCCGAGATGATGCAGGCATTGACCGAAGGCCGATCGACTCTTGAACTGATGAACCTGACTGAGTGGAGAAACCGCGCATGA
- a CDS encoding 3'-5' exonuclease has protein sequence METIEIGLVVIDLETLEIIDEFQRFVRPQINPTLSDFCTKLTSIQQANVDGARTYREVGEELRPFATRYPNAAWMSWGDYDARQLERDAGLAGCPSLLDGLPHFNARKWHAGLYDNRPKSLKQTVESMDIVWQGTYHRGIDDARNVASIIKEMLG, from the coding sequence ATGGAAACGATCGAAATTGGCTTGGTGGTGATCGATTTGGAAACGCTTGAGATCATCGATGAATTCCAGCGCTTCGTTCGGCCTCAGATCAATCCTACACTTTCCGATTTCTGCACGAAGCTTACGTCCATTCAACAAGCAAACGTGGACGGTGCCCGCACTTATCGAGAGGTTGGCGAAGAGCTACGACCGTTCGCTACGCGTTATCCAAATGCAGCCTGGATGTCATGGGGTGACTATGATGCAAGACAGCTTGAGCGTGATGCTGGCTTAGCTGGGTGCCCTTCCCTCCTCGATGGCTTGCCACATTTCAATGCCAGGAAATGGCATGCAGGCTTGTATGACAATCGACCGAAATCACTTAAGCAAACAGTAGAGTCGATGGATATAGTTTGGCAAGGTACTTATCACCGAGGGATAGACGATGCCAGGAACGTTGCATCCATCATCAAGGAGATGCTCGGTTGA
- a CDS encoding antitoxin Xre-like helix-turn-helix domain-containing protein, with product MPSIKEYQPGPQTPPSIWMTIGLPSRGIRLHDLVREGLPFEFLGRIASVLQMQRADIFEAICVPPTTLTRRAKAGRFNTVERDHLVALIAVFEQALFLFENDVAAATELMSTHVRGLGRSVPWI from the coding sequence ATGCCATCGATCAAGGAATACCAACCAGGGCCCCAGACCCCACCGAGTATTTGGATGACCATTGGGCTGCCTTCACGTGGCATCAGGCTTCATGACCTAGTTCGCGAAGGCCTACCTTTCGAATTCCTCGGGCGGATAGCGAGCGTTCTCCAAATGCAGCGAGCGGATATCTTCGAGGCTATTTGTGTGCCGCCCACAACGTTGACGCGTAGGGCGAAAGCAGGGCGTTTTAACACCGTAGAACGCGACCACCTCGTCGCATTGATAGCTGTGTTTGAACAGGCCCTTTTCCTGTTTGAAAACGACGTTGCCGCTGCAACGGAATTGATGAGCACGCACGTTCGTGGGCTTGGTCGAAGCGTCCCCTGGATATGA
- a CDS encoding response regulator, producing MKKTQWEKLSPLTGWVIVVEDDPTLRMLVGEILTELGLRSLEFSTADEALKYMSGSNGGCPLLIADHGLPGQIQGADFIEMMKLRWPSTGAILTSGCDLNSSEIPAGTTYLHKPWSIDNLILAVTTLLKPGRSLAGR from the coding sequence ATGAAAAAAACCCAATGGGAAAAACTCTCACCCCTGACAGGATGGGTAATCGTCGTGGAAGACGACCCAACTTTGCGCATGTTAGTCGGGGAGATTTTGACCGAGCTGGGTCTGCGTTCGCTGGAGTTCTCAACTGCCGATGAGGCTTTGAAGTACATGTCGGGATCGAATGGCGGTTGTCCATTGTTGATCGCGGATCATGGCCTACCCGGTCAAATTCAAGGCGCAGACTTTATTGAGATGATGAAGCTTCGATGGCCCTCGACCGGGGCAATTCTTACATCCGGTTGCGACCTGAATTCCTCGGAGATACCCGCTGGAACGACTTACCTTCACAAGCCCTGGTCTATCGATAATCTGATACTGGCCGTAACAACCCTACTTAAACCTGGTAGATCTCTCGCAGGACGATGA
- a CDS encoding response regulator translates to MNVNWEGILPIQGEIIVIEDDPTLRSLMVDIVVEIGAKAVAFDSADDALTYLLEGHDQCRLVIADQSVPGQIQGIEFIEMVRGRWPYIGAILTSGYLIDPTTVPPSTIYLHKPWSLDDLVIAVASLLQPDHPIRKI, encoded by the coding sequence GTGAACGTCAACTGGGAAGGGATATTGCCGATTCAAGGAGAGATTATCGTCATCGAAGACGACCCGACGTTGCGTTCGCTGATGGTGGATATCGTGGTGGAGATAGGCGCAAAAGCAGTAGCGTTCGACTCTGCTGATGACGCGTTAACCTATCTGCTGGAAGGGCATGATCAGTGCCGGCTGGTGATAGCAGACCAAAGTGTTCCGGGGCAAATCCAAGGTATCGAATTCATCGAGATGGTAAGGGGTCGATGGCCGTACATCGGTGCAATTCTGACGTCAGGGTATCTGATAGATCCCACAACAGTACCTCCATCAACCATCTATCTACACAAGCCCTGGTCACTGGACGACCTGGTCATCGCTGTGGCGTCCCTCCTGCAGCCTGATCATCCCATCCGGAAAATTTGA
- a CDS encoding LysR family transcriptional regulator, producing MIMIDLNLVRVFVTIYETGSVSGAAGRLHITQPSVSYALARLRDQWGDPLFKRTRDGMQPTVLASQLYGSFRTSLTDIERAVALTRKFDPELSTRRFRLALSDLGEVFFLPHVLRGLQVRAPLVELEVIQVEIDRMDEWLRTGKIDAAVCNRSYLPVQAKCELMFVERYVCMLRSSHPRIGESLSMEQFLNERHVVVSAGTGHHFVEDRLREASVERTVSLRVPHFSVLPEIISSSDLLVTLPERVAKVYAQKNDLKTLDLPFTVPEFEVSLHWHEHSGDNTAQLWFCQFLKETITGL from the coding sequence ATTATTATGATCGATTTAAATCTCGTAAGAGTCTTTGTCACCATCTACGAAACGGGTAGCGTCAGCGGTGCCGCCGGACGGCTGCATATCACGCAGCCTTCTGTCAGCTATGCGCTCGCACGTCTGCGCGACCAGTGGGGGGATCCTTTATTCAAGCGTACACGTGATGGCATGCAGCCTACGGTACTCGCCTCCCAGCTTTACGGCTCGTTCAGAACTTCGCTAACTGATATCGAGCGTGCGGTTGCTCTCACGCGAAAATTCGACCCCGAACTGTCAACGCGCCGGTTCCGATTGGCGCTGTCCGATTTGGGGGAGGTTTTTTTCTTGCCGCATGTGTTGAGAGGACTGCAGGTGAGGGCGCCGCTGGTTGAGCTTGAGGTCATTCAGGTTGAAATTGATCGTATGGACGAGTGGCTGAGGACAGGGAAGATCGATGCAGCGGTGTGTAACCGCAGCTATTTACCGGTTCAGGCCAAATGCGAGTTGATGTTCGTTGAACGCTATGTCTGCATGCTACGAAGCTCGCATCCCAGGATCGGGGAGTCTCTTTCGATGGAGCAATTCCTGAATGAGCGACATGTCGTGGTCTCTGCCGGAACAGGTCACCATTTCGTTGAAGATCGTTTGCGGGAGGCCAGTGTGGAGCGAACTGTCAGCCTTCGTGTTCCACATTTTAGTGTGTTGCCGGAAATCATTTCTTCAAGTGATCTGTTGGTGACTTTGCCAGAGCGAGTAGCCAAGGTTTATGCCCAAAAGAACGATCTGAAAACCTTGGATCTGCCTTTCACTGTGCCTGAATTTGAAGTCAGCTTGCATTGGCATGAGCACAGTGGCGACAACACCGCTCAGTTGTGGTTTTGCCAGTTTTTAAAAGAGACAATCACGGGTTTGTGA
- a CDS encoding RraA family protein, giving the protein MNIDDQELIALFEGLDTPGVSDAMDKLGLLGQCLGIAPLDNYRKVIVGPAFTVQYVSASVPPGTVGDFIEDVAVGDVVVIDNGGRTDCTVWGDIMTQYAGSRKIAATVIDGVCRDVNKALGDGYPIFSKGRFMRTGKDRVQVQSVNQPVSIGTVRVCARDIVVADANGVVIVPRDRAAEVAACARQIEAVEADIRTMIGQGKTLKDARDALGYHGLQRKI; this is encoded by the coding sequence ATGAACATCGATGATCAAGAACTGATTGCCCTGTTCGAGGGGCTCGACACTCCTGGGGTCTCTGATGCTATGGACAAGCTTGGCCTGCTGGGTCAATGCCTCGGTATAGCGCCGCTCGACAACTACCGCAAGGTCATCGTCGGCCCAGCGTTCACCGTGCAGTACGTCTCGGCGAGCGTGCCACCCGGCACCGTAGGAGACTTCATCGAAGACGTAGCCGTGGGCGATGTGGTGGTTATCGACAATGGCGGCCGCACTGACTGCACGGTCTGGGGCGACATCATGACCCAGTACGCCGGTAGCCGAAAAATCGCCGCCACGGTCATCGATGGTGTGTGCCGTGACGTTAACAAAGCTCTGGGCGACGGCTATCCGATTTTTAGCAAGGGCCGTTTCATGCGTACAGGTAAAGACCGAGTACAGGTTCAGTCGGTCAACCAGCCGGTGTCGATTGGCACTGTACGGGTCTGCGCCCGAGACATTGTTGTTGCTGACGCCAATGGCGTGGTGATAGTGCCGCGCGACCGGGCCGCTGAAGTGGCCGCCTGTGCCCGCCAAATCGAAGCTGTTGAAGCCGACATTCGCACGATGATTGGTCAAGGAAAAACCCTTAAAGATGCCCGCGACGCACTGGGCTACCACGGCCTGCAGAGGAAAATCTGA
- a CDS encoding DUF1652 domain-containing protein, producing MKNASLAVLEMMGQPRRHKVCGGETIGREFTPSRSLTTGFLDKTEFKFPIRWNHMISALELRHIIESGLLPRSCTCSVNPKGALVIKMIEPSSGRVELFVPGVLASELTSSRVISNLISELRIEMAARQNALCMSATVNG from the coding sequence ATGAAAAATGCAAGCCTAGCAGTATTAGAAATGATGGGTCAGCCGCGTAGGCACAAGGTCTGTGGAGGAGAAACTATTGGTCGTGAATTTACTCCGTCGCGCTCCTTGACTACTGGGTTCTTAGACAAGACTGAGTTCAAATTTCCCATTCGATGGAACCATATGATTTCCGCTCTTGAGCTTCGACATATCATTGAGAGCGGTTTATTACCTCGCTCCTGCACCTGCAGCGTGAACCCCAAAGGGGCGCTTGTGATCAAGATGATTGAGCCTTCCTCGGGCCGTGTCGAACTGTTTGTCCCCGGGGTTTTGGCATCGGAGCTCACATCCAGTCGGGTGATCTCTAATTTGATCAGCGAACTCAGAATTGAAATGGCGGCTCGTCAAAACGCTCTGTGCATGAGCGCGACGGTGAATGGTTGA
- a CDS encoding OBAP family protein yields MKKNYPQRTFFIASRPSLLLTILGLLTACAGNTTSSNVVAPGEEKTPTTRTLNAGAALLQSRPPIDALNAYLDGFHFYNGHPEVQMEAHHYCSILNEEVIQCVIYDGNRKDAKLMGVEYIISEQLFAKLPDAEKALWHSHVHEVKSGQLVAPGIPDIAEHALMEKLIHTYGKTWHTWHTDLNKDLPLGVPQLMMGFTADGQIEQRLVTDRDRRLGVDSTQKKKARADIPAPAIDPGADAWRSGKVIQIEDPTGRPHQH; encoded by the coding sequence ATGAAAAAAAATTATCCTCAGCGCACGTTTTTCATCGCATCCAGACCATCGTTGCTGCTGACGATCCTCGGCCTGTTGACTGCATGTGCCGGTAACACTACGTCGTCCAATGTCGTTGCACCGGGCGAAGAAAAAACACCCACGACCCGCACCCTGAATGCGGGTGCCGCCCTACTCCAGTCACGCCCACCCATCGATGCACTCAATGCCTACCTGGATGGCTTCCATTTCTACAATGGCCACCCTGAGGTTCAAATGGAGGCTCACCACTATTGCTCCATCCTCAATGAAGAAGTAATCCAGTGCGTGATCTACGATGGCAATCGCAAGGACGCGAAGCTCATGGGGGTGGAATACATCATCAGTGAACAGCTGTTTGCCAAACTGCCCGACGCTGAAAAAGCGCTGTGGCACAGTCATGTTCATGAGGTGAAGTCCGGCCAATTGGTTGCCCCCGGCATTCCGGACATTGCAGAACATGCGCTTATGGAAAAGCTCATCCATACCTATGGCAAGACCTGGCATACGTGGCACACCGATCTCAACAAAGATCTACCGCTGGGGGTTCCGCAACTGATGATGGGATTCACCGCTGATGGCCAGATCGAGCAGCGACTGGTGACCGATCGGGACAGAAGACTTGGCGTCGATAGCACCCAGAAAAAGAAAGCTCGGGCCGACATCCCTGCACCAGCTATTGACCCAGGTGCTGACGCCTGGCGCAGTGGAAAGGTCATCCAAATCGAAGATCCGACCGGCCGTCCGCATCAGCATTGA
- a CDS encoding GFA family protein translates to MLKAIGKTPIQPHHRASCHCGAVVLEIHLPAGLPQPHRCDCSFCKRKGAIVAAVPATDLKVIRGQAVLRKYQFGRQVAEHFFCGICGIYTHHRRSTNPNEFGFNIGCMEGVNPYDLGSVPVADGGKWEEPMGQSR, encoded by the coding sequence ATGCTCAAAGCCATTGGTAAGACCCCCATTCAGCCTCATCACCGAGCGAGCTGTCACTGCGGTGCCGTTGTTCTCGAGATCCATTTACCAGCAGGTCTGCCTCAACCACATCGCTGTGATTGCTCGTTCTGCAAACGCAAGGGAGCGATAGTTGCTGCGGTGCCAGCGACGGATTTGAAGGTGATTCGCGGCCAAGCTGTGTTACGCAAATATCAGTTCGGAAGGCAGGTCGCCGAACATTTCTTTTGCGGGATCTGCGGCATTTATACCCATCACCGACGCAGTACCAATCCGAACGAATTTGGCTTCAATATCGGCTGCATGGAAGGCGTGAACCCCTATGATTTGGGGAGCGTTCCGGTAGCGGATGGTGGCAAGTGGGAGGAACCTATGGGCCAGTCTCGTTAG
- a CDS encoding DUF6555 family protein → MNTDLYIIEYKLHGESKSFIIRTKIRSNADAWHWASCDAGVAPIPKPGRPPLKVVTKPQAEKYGLSDVRWRESAILDWTEVTT, encoded by the coding sequence ATGAATACCGATCTTTACATCATCGAGTACAAGCTTCACGGGGAGTCCAAGTCCTTCATCATCAGAACGAAGATAAGAAGCAACGCCGATGCGTGGCATTGGGCAAGTTGTGATGCTGGAGTGGCACCTATACCGAAACCTGGACGACCGCCGCTCAAAGTCGTCACCAAGCCTCAAGCTGAAAAGTACGGGCTCAGTGACGTGAGATGGCGTGAATCGGCAATCTTGGATTGGACAGAGGTGACAACATGA
- a CDS encoding pyridoxal phosphate-dependent aminotransferase, with protein sequence MTADIQRLNQRLADAQPSATYRIIDRVAERRAQGAKIISLCAGEPDFDTPKHVREAAIQAIENGHTRYTQVAGARSLREAVAAKFRRENGLDVTWQDTLVCNGGKQVIYNALAATLNEGDQVIVPAPYWVSYPEMVQLCGGEARIVTCDAGTGFKLTPAALAEAINPQTRWLILNSPSNPTGAVYFRDELHALAEILLAHPHVLILADDIYEHLIFDDQVFLTLAQVEPRLAPRTLTMNGVSKAYAMTGWRIGFATGPRWLLEAMEKLQGQQTSGASSISQQAALAALEGPKDFILESRAVFQKRRDLMVALLNDTPGLECVSPAGAFYAFASCAGLIGRTSPSGRVLQTDEDVAHALLDEANVAVVQGSAFGLGPYIRIAYALDDASLRQACEAIRAFCTSLR encoded by the coding sequence ATGACCGCCGATATCCAGCGGCTCAATCAGCGACTGGCGGATGCACAACCTTCCGCAACATACAGAATCATCGATCGGGTGGCTGAGCGCCGGGCGCAAGGTGCAAAAATCATTTCACTCTGCGCCGGCGAGCCTGACTTTGATACACCTAAACATGTGCGTGAAGCGGCGATTCAAGCTATTGAAAACGGCCATACTCGCTACACTCAAGTCGCCGGCGCGCGTTCACTGCGAGAAGCGGTAGCCGCTAAATTCCGTCGCGAGAACGGCCTGGATGTCACTTGGCAAGACACCCTCGTCTGTAACGGTGGCAAGCAGGTGATCTATAACGCCTTGGCCGCGACCCTCAACGAAGGTGACCAGGTCATCGTGCCGGCACCGTACTGGGTCAGCTACCCGGAAATGGTTCAACTGTGCGGCGGTGAAGCGCGGATCGTGACGTGCGATGCTGGCACTGGCTTTAAATTGACACCCGCAGCACTGGCCGAGGCGATCAACCCGCAGACCCGATGGCTGATCCTCAATTCGCCGTCTAACCCGACAGGCGCGGTGTACTTCCGGGATGAGTTGCACGCCCTGGCCGAGATCTTGTTGGCACATCCCCACGTGCTGATTCTGGCTGATGACATCTACGAACATCTGATCTTCGATGATCAAGTGTTCCTGACCCTGGCTCAAGTTGAACCGAGACTGGCGCCGCGAACCTTGACCATGAACGGTGTTTCCAAGGCGTATGCCATGACCGGCTGGCGCATCGGCTTTGCGACAGGGCCGCGCTGGCTGTTGGAAGCGATGGAAAAACTGCAGGGGCAACAAACCTCTGGCGCCAGCTCAATCTCACAGCAGGCCGCACTTGCCGCGCTGGAAGGGCCAAAGGATTTCATCCTGGAAAGCCGTGCTGTTTTCCAAAAACGTCGCGATTTGATGGTGGCGCTATTGAACGACACGCCGGGCCTTGAATGCGTCAGTCCAGCAGGTGCGTTTTACGCGTTTGCTTCCTGTGCAGGGCTCATCGGACGAACATCACCATCTGGTCGCGTGTTGCAAACCGATGAGGATGTTGCCCACGCGTTGCTCGATGAAGCGAATGTAGCCGTGGTGCAGGGCAGCGCCTTTGGGCTTGGCCCCTACATACGCATTGCCTACGCCCTGGATGACGCTTCATTGCGCCAGGCTTGTGAGGCCATCCGTGCGTTCTGCACTTCCCTTCGCTAA
- a CDS encoding low affinity iron permease family protein: MKFSKFCQALSNRAGSSKTFLTAICLIVVWAVTGPYFHFNDTWQLIINTSTTIITFLMVFLIQNTQNRDNDILHLKIDELIRATKQAQNATLALDKMGTRELRKLRKQYSVMGETGEISFDDSGDNAPMPK, translated from the coding sequence ATGAAATTCTCAAAATTCTGCCAAGCACTCTCCAACCGGGCTGGCAGTTCAAAGACGTTCCTCACCGCTATTTGTCTCATCGTCGTGTGGGCAGTGACGGGGCCGTATTTTCATTTCAACGATACGTGGCAACTGATCATCAATACGTCGACGACGATCATCACGTTCCTGATGGTTTTCCTGATCCAGAATACCCAGAACCGAGACAACGACATTTTGCATCTGAAAATCGATGAGCTGATTCGAGCAACCAAGCAAGCACAAAACGCAACGTTGGCCTTGGACAAGATGGGCACCAGGGAGCTTAGAAAACTGCGGAAGCAGTACAGCGTTATGGGTGAAACCGGTGAGATCAGTTTTGACGATTCCGGGGACAATGCCCCGATGCCCAAGTAG
- a CDS encoding methyl-accepting chemotaxis protein, which yields MMLRLKKRTRLAALVQGGAALSCLATGFYPEHFYACLAVILPALVAAGWLYHFERVERVEVRVEVPVETKLLPVETPVESHCKSEYEPPTLHPLLRNNVSELSLAIVETEKDMHFANQLARDAGGKVDASAQSIQTSATLFRELDQSMEKLAQAFDELGGQSVQIRGLVGSIQDIARQTNLLALNAAIEAARAGENGRGFAVVADEVRNLSKRVAESSAQIHQIAQTLERTAEDARGGIDHLSVSARNGLVQSDEALQSMQSLRDAAVARMDIVERVMSRLAGQRLLADQVETLLTGPVHAEPVSYPGRESRRSARVQ from the coding sequence ATGATGCTGAGACTGAAGAAGCGCACTCGCCTGGCGGCTCTGGTGCAAGGCGGCGCGGCACTATCCTGCCTTGCCACAGGTTTTTATCCCGAGCACTTTTATGCCTGTTTAGCTGTCATCCTGCCAGCGCTGGTCGCGGCAGGCTGGCTCTATCACTTCGAAAGGGTGGAGAGGGTTGAGGTACGTGTCGAAGTGCCGGTAGAAACCAAATTGCTGCCAGTAGAGACTCCTGTCGAATCCCACTGTAAGTCTGAGTATGAGCCGCCAACGCTTCATCCACTTCTTCGCAATAATGTGAGCGAGTTGAGCCTGGCAATCGTTGAGACCGAAAAAGACATGCATTTTGCTAACCAATTGGCCCGCGATGCGGGTGGTAAGGTTGATGCCAGTGCGCAAAGCATCCAGACTTCAGCCACTCTCTTCCGCGAGCTCGATCAGTCCATGGAGAAACTGGCTCAAGCGTTCGACGAACTGGGCGGCCAATCCGTGCAAATCAGAGGATTGGTCGGTAGCATCCAGGACATCGCCCGGCAAACCAACCTGCTGGCCCTCAATGCCGCTATCGAAGCCGCTCGTGCGGGCGAGAATGGTCGCGGCTTTGCCGTCGTGGCCGATGAAGTGCGTAACCTTTCCAAGCGTGTCGCCGAGTCCAGTGCACAGATCCATCAGATTGCCCAAACCTTGGAGCGTACCGCCGAAGACGCCCGCGGTGGAATCGATCATCTTAGCGTGTCAGCGCGCAACGGCTTGGTGCAGTCCGATGAGGCCCTGCAGTCAATGCAAAGTCTGCGTGATGCTGCCGTGGCACGAATGGACATTGTCGAGCGCGTCATGTCTCGGCTGGCCGGACAGCGGCTGCTGGCTGATCAGGTGGAGACGTTGCTGACTGGGCCGGTGCACGCCGAGCCCGTGTCTTATCCGGGACGGGAAAGCCGGCGTTCAGCCCGTGTTCAATAA
- a CDS encoding AraC family transcriptional regulator: MYKLSTGYASVALNTLAAQELDVDHLCHEAGLDIAREALPGSFVERSTIYRLWDMAAQASSDPNIGLKAYETFHPGAFQIIGYTMMSSANLRKALERLVHFSPLIGTGFTLFIVQEQQHYRLTALDHHQSGSIKPRQYTDASLATLLSFCRWLSGSNSPQPLSVEFSYPQPEDIHEHLRLFGCELRFGASHDSILFDSEELLRPLRMANEALAQIHESYANAQLELLTDSTMVCRIRALITERLSQPQRRGRCDMESIAAALHLSKRTLQRTLEKAGTQFKDVLNYVRQQLADFYLRHSHFTMQQVTYLLGFHDHSSFHKACLRWFGMTPGQYRACQASLEAKENKILIAH; this comes from the coding sequence ATGTATAAATTGAGTACAGGTTATGCCAGCGTGGCACTGAATACGCTTGCGGCGCAGGAACTGGATGTCGATCATCTTTGCCACGAGGCTGGGCTTGATATAGCGCGCGAAGCTTTACCGGGATCATTCGTTGAGCGAAGCACTATTTACCGCCTGTGGGATATGGCGGCTCAGGCTTCCAGCGATCCAAACATTGGCCTGAAGGCCTATGAGACCTTCCATCCGGGCGCTTTTCAGATCATCGGCTATACCATGATGTCCAGCGCGAACTTGCGGAAGGCGCTCGAACGTCTAGTGCATTTTAGCCCGTTGATCGGCACTGGTTTCACCCTCTTCATTGTCCAGGAACAGCAACACTACCGCCTCACTGCGCTCGATCATCATCAGAGCGGTTCGATCAAGCCCCGGCAATACACCGATGCCAGCCTCGCAACGCTGCTGAGTTTTTGTCGCTGGCTGAGCGGTAGCAACTCGCCGCAACCGCTGAGTGTGGAATTTAGCTATCCCCAACCGGAAGACATCCACGAGCATCTACGGTTGTTTGGCTGCGAGCTGCGTTTCGGGGCGTCTCATGACAGCATCCTGTTTGATAGCGAGGAGTTGCTGCGACCATTGCGGATGGCCAACGAGGCGTTGGCCCAGATTCATGAAAGCTACGCCAACGCTCAGCTTGAACTGTTGACTGACTCCACCATGGTCTGCAGGATTCGTGCGCTGATCACCGAACGCTTGAGTCAGCCGCAACGGCGGGGCCGATGTGATATGGAATCGATTGCGGCGGCCTTGCACCTAAGCAAACGAACATTGCAACGGACGTTGGAGAAGGCAGGCACGCAGTTTAAGGATGTTCTGAACTATGTACGTCAGCAATTGGCCGACTTTTATCTGCGTCATTCACATTTCACAATGCAGCAAGTGACTTACCTGTTGGGCTTTCACGACCACAGCAGTTTTCACAAGGCTTGCCTGCGCTGGTTCGGCATGACGCCCGGTCAGTATCGAGCCTGTCAAGCATCGCTCGAGGCCAAGGAAAACAAGATTCTTATAGCCCATTAA
- a CDS encoding phage antirepressor N-terminal domain-containing protein, with translation MQEHLMPVPFYEDTVVLVGQGTDPFVAMEPIVTNIGLDWKTQFRKSGGRFRSAMVEMTTTGSDGQQYRMTCLPLRKLPAWLYAISPNNVKPEFRAKIVRYQEECDDVLWDYWTKSSTSRSETPNAAHLIALSCHRVALLKELSGTSDNAIRTAIHEQLALVSHQLGLSVPDLTSIGIRTPAPADILIEFWSALALLDRKGVRYNHCTPSKAFLYLQLPHLAQLFKKHNISIKFTRELRQAMKESKQPRYVSNTTQHSAMEHISLKCWVFEWPLRREREVFDPLQKNPVRRKTA, from the coding sequence ATGCAGGAGCATCTGATGCCTGTCCCGTTCTACGAGGACACGGTAGTTCTGGTTGGTCAAGGTACTGATCCGTTTGTAGCTATGGAGCCGATCGTCACAAATATCGGACTGGACTGGAAAACGCAGTTCCGAAAATCGGGGGGAAGATTTCGCTCAGCTATGGTTGAAATGACCACCACTGGAAGTGATGGCCAGCAATACAGGATGACCTGCCTCCCCCTTCGTAAGCTTCCAGCGTGGCTCTACGCAATCAGCCCGAACAATGTAAAACCCGAATTTCGCGCAAAGATCGTTCGTTACCAAGAAGAATGCGATGACGTATTGTGGGACTACTGGACGAAGAGCAGTACTTCTCGTTCTGAAACGCCAAATGCTGCTCACTTAATAGCCCTCTCATGCCATCGGGTTGCACTGCTCAAAGAATTGAGTGGTACCAGCGATAACGCCATCCGCACTGCGATCCATGAGCAGCTTGCGCTTGTTTCACACCAGTTAGGATTGTCAGTCCCCGACCTAACCAGTATCGGGATTAGGACACCGGCACCCGCTGACATATTGATCGAGTTTTGGAGTGCGCTAGCACTCCTAGATCGCAAGGGTGTGCGCTACAACCACTGCACCCCATCGAAGGCTTTTCTTTACTTGCAGCTTCCCCACCTCGCACAACTGTTCAAAAAACATAACATTTCGATCAAGTTCACACGCGAACTACGACAGGCGATGAAAGAATCCAAGCAACCACGTTATGTGAGTAACACTACCCAACACAGCGCAATGGAGCATATATCATTGAAATGCTGGGTATTCGAGTGGCCCCTTCGCCGTGAGCGGGAGGTTTTTGATCCTCTTCAGAAAAATCCCGTTCGGCGTAAAACAGCCTGA